One Triticum dicoccoides isolate Atlit2015 ecotype Zavitan chromosome 3B, WEW_v2.0, whole genome shotgun sequence genomic window, TCCCCACTGAAGTTAGGTGTCTAACCTGTATGATGTCTTGTGCTTTGGCATCGTCAGGTTCCACTTCCAACCGCAAGGATGCCAACCTCAGTTGCACCACATAGCCTCTACACAGATTTACACAATGATATACATCTTCATAGTTGGTGAGCAGGTGAGAGCTTAACAAAGCTCCTCAAAGACCTTTAGTTTACAAATACAATGGGGTGGGCGCCTTGTTGGATTCCAAGTATGTTATTGTTGTTTAATTAATTTGTACTTGTGAAAATATGAAACCAGACGTGTTTTGTGATGTATCCAAGGTCAACCAAAGATAATCTAACATGCATTTTGAGTTCTGATGTTAGTATTCATATCTGGGGCAtggcaattttattctcatttttctcTTTATAGAGTACTTATTTATTTCATGCAGGTTAAGAATTTTCATATGTGTATGGTTTCATTTCAGAAAAAAATCGGACGGCGGCGTGTAGAGCATCTTCTACTTATTAAGAAAAAGTGTGGGTAGGAGATAGCATATagtgtatttgaaaaatatatgCTACCTTAGATATGAAGAATCCACCTCCTAACTACATGAAAACAAACACATCTCCATTATTTATATTCTTTCAAATCAGTAAATATTCTACGTGACTATGACAAGAAAAAAGCTAGTGTCACCCTTTCATCAGTTCAACATATCGAAATATTTTTTGTTACATATAATACATATGTAGCTAGTTAAATTGATGATCTAGAACTTgccgagacggagggagtagaagttcAAGCATGTCATGAGTAATGTCATGAACATTTGTGTAGGGTATAGTTACGAAGCACTTGAACTTTTGTGCAAAGTATAGTTAGGAAGCACTTATTAGGTCCCCGCAAAAAAAAGGAAGCACTTATTAGGAAGAAATTTTATTTTAGTATATCAAGAAGCAATCTTCAAGTACTACGGAAGGAGCAGTAGTGATGCATACAATCTAAGATGCACACATGATTAGGACATGGATTTTCTGTTCCTGGGCTTAAATACACCTGCATGaatattaaaatccaaaaaataGCAGAGAAAttaaaaaaaactatttttttgtCGATGAACATCAATATATGTTCCAGCATCCTGTACCGCTTGGTATGAGCGGTTCGCTATCTCAAAAAGCAATCAACAACTGATGTCCTAACATCCTATACAATTTCACCTAAAAAGACATCCTTGGAGGCCTATATGAAAAACAAAATTTGGGACTAAAAATGTGCACTTGGAGCACTCTTTTTGTTTGGCACAGATCACTATGGATGTCTTTTCGTGGCAAATTTTTATAGGATTTAGAACACTTGTTGATGTTCatccacaattttttttattttttctacacTTTTTTGGAATTTACTGTTCATGCAGTGCATTTGTGTTTGGGATTCGAGTAGCACTTTCGACATAATAGATACATGTATTTCTAAATATGGGGAGAACTATTGTACtctctccgtttttatttactctgcatattagctttggtcaaagtcaaactttgtaaagtttgacaaagtttttagacaaaaatattaacatatacaataacaaatcaatcacATTAGATTCATTGTTGAATAcactttcacatcgtatagatttgctattgtaaatgttcatacttttttctataaagttggtcaaagtttatgaactttgacttcagtcaaacctgatatgcagagtaaataaaaacagagggagtactttatttGACTACCGTGTTTGCAGGAATTTCATTGTAATGACATATTATTTGTTGTAATGACGTGCAACTATTGTTCTTTACGTTGAAATACTTGGCGAATTGCTTTTTTCTCTCCAAATACTTGCTGCAATTTAATTCTTTATGTTGAAATACTTGCTGAATTGATTCTTCCTCTCCAAATACTTGTTGAAATTTAATTATTTATGTTGAAATACTTGCTAAATTTCTTCTTTCTCTCCAAATACTTGCTGCATTTAATTATTTAAGTTGAATTACTTGCTGATTTGGTTCTTTATAGATTCTAAATACTTACTGGAATTGTAGGATATGGCTGCTAGTCAAATTTCATGGACACCTACCATGTCATCATACATGCTAGCCCACCTATGTGGTTTGGTGACTGGTGGCCATAGACCGGGTACCTCCTTCAAGACTGTCCACTGGAAAGGTTGTGTCGCTGCTATGAATGAACAGTTTCAGTGCACCGAGTTGATTGGAACCCACATCACAAATCATACAAGGACATGGAAGAGGAAGTATAAACAGATAGTGCACCTCAAATCAACAGATAGTGCACCTCAAATCATTGAGTGGTGCACTTTGGGATGAAGATAACTTTCTGATTGTTCTTGATCATGAGCATTACACAAAGCACATTAAGGTATCTATTTTACTGCCTTTTAgtacttgttgagtttggttccttGTGTGCAAATACTTGCTGAAATGGTTTCTTTCATGCATTATCACTTGCTAAAATTCATTCTTTCATGCATTATAACTTGTTGAAATTTATTTGTACTCTCATTCCTTGCTGAAATTATTACTTTTGTTTATAAAGGACCACAAAGAAGATGAACCCTGCCTTAACATGCCTATTAAACATTATGAGAAGATGATGATTATCATTGGAGCCGGCATGGCTACGAGGCAATATGCAAAAGGCTCAAGTGGCCCTTTAGCTACAAAGTTGACTGGTCTTGaagaaaagaaaccaaaaaaaGTTGTTGCCCTGCATGAAGAGGTTGCCGATTCACCCACTTGTGATGAGTCAGCTGCTCCCAAGTTCAAAAAAAGTCAAAACTAATCCTTCTACAGAAGATAGGATGCATGCAACCATAATGGCTTCAAGTGAAAGGCTAGTTGTTGCCAAAGAGAAACTTGCTAGCAGCGCCAACCCTACCATTGATGGCCTTTGGGATGAGATGAAAGATCTCCCAGGTTTTGATGTGGATTCCCTTGCTCATTATTATGCCTATTTGGTTGACAATCCTCATGTTGCAACGACATTCAAGGTCTTGGGGGATGTTCAAAGAAAGGTTTGGGTCTTTAGGTATGTGAAGAGTACCTTTCCTGAAGCCGAAGCATGATGAGTTTATATGAGTGTTTAACTTATGCTTTTGATGACAAGCAAAACAATGGAGATATGGGTTGTATGGACTTGTTCTTTTGATTATAACCAAAACATTGAACTATGCATGGGTTGTATAACTATAGATTTGATCTAGTATTCTATGGAATGTTGAACTATGAGCTCTATGCACTTGTGTTATATATTATGGAAATCTTTAACTATGATATGTATTGAAGATAAAGTTTAGCTTGTACTACTGATGATTTTGTTTGGGTATGATGTTCAAGTTTCTAAAAATGTTCTTATAATTACTATTGTACATATCATATTCGATTGTCTTATATTGAAAGATGGCTAACCTCACCCACCAACCAAACAGAAAAATGGCTATCCCCAACCATGATTCATCCTTAAAACCAAACAAAACATGGGCTAACCTCATCCGTCTAACCAAACAGAAAAATGGCTATCCCTATCCAGCAGGATGGGGATGCCCATATCCAGCCCAGCATGTGCCCtctaaccaaacgcatcctaaagtACTTGTGTGTGGAACATAATTAGGACATACATAATTAGGCCATACTATAAAACATATTATGAGAGAGTCAAAGCATTATGAGAAGGGCGAAGTGAATAGAGAGGATCCAACAGTTCACGAGACCTGAATCGGGCGACTGCGCGGTGACTGGCGGAAATTTTGGCCGGCCGGCCAGCACCTAGCATGACTCTTTTTCATATACGAATGGAAACATTGTTTTTTGTGTGATACGAAACACTTCCAATCAATGGAGAAATTCGTTGCCCTGCCGAAACAATTTCCTAtgctatggaagcatccacaacatAGCGACATGGCGCAGTCAACCCGGGTGCGAGGCGGCATAGGTGGTCGTCGGCCTAGCCACCAAGTGAAGTTGCCATAGCGCGGTGGCGAGGCAGCTTACGGGGTCGTCGATAGGGTCACAAGCCTGGTCGAGCATGAAGACGAGGCAACGGAGCCgctcgtcttcggggcagcatggTGAGGCTACCCGAGCACCATATCGACCACTATATAATCAATCATGTGGTTGTATAATCAATCATGCTTTGCTTGTGATGGACTCAGACGGCCAATACAAAATGTTCCCTTCTTAATGAAAAAGGCAGCGCTCCTGGCGGTTCCTCGAAAAAAGAAGTCCTTTCTTGTGAGGGGTTCAGATGTCAGACTAGGTGTGCAAATTTATTTGATGAGAATTTGGCCAGTTCAATGAAATCGTGTGATAGCAAGTATAATTAAGGGTGTCCCTCAGAAAACATATAATTAAGGTGTATATCCTACTTACATGCCACTTGTGTCAAGGAGAGAGACAAGAAAGAAATGAAAGGAGTTGGTTCTCATACATGAACAAACCAAAGCAAACACAGTGCATTTGGTTCAGGGGGGTTAGAGGTGGGGAATGGGAGTTACAGAAAAAggctttccccccgctttgtattccaaagcaccaACACCGATACAGGATCGCTGGGGCGAACAGCACGTCAAgcccaaaagaaaaagaagaagaaacaaatgccaacaacggcagctaGACAAAGCGCGGATGACCTGCCACTGCTACGCCCTCCAGAGACACACCACCACAACCCGAGGCTCCGAACCGCcgcgtaccaagcagcacctccaagaaggaataCAACGCCGATGACACTGCTGCCCAGACAAGTCCTAGAGTTTCCCCTGGCacgcggagggaggtgggggaTGGATATCACTGACACCCTCCAGGAAGGAATGGTGGAACCCACAGGTGTCGCCGCATCGAAGCCGAAGAcccggcaaggatttctcccgcactccAACCCCACCGCCCAACGGACCGGAGCCGACCAGCCAGACCGCCGCCCACCACCATGCGTCATCGCGGTTGCGCACGCCGCCTCACTGCGGACACCAACACGAGGCCAAGAGGGCCGGAGAGAAGCGCCCCGCGGAGGGAGAAGCAACACCGAAGCCGaacgggagggaaccacctccaccgccgtcgtgcggGGGGCCAGAACCTCCGGCACCGTCTCGATAGCCGTCCGGACGCGGCAGCAGGGAATgccaggccacccctggcccggtCAGGCCCGAAACGGGGCCGCTAAGCCCCGCCGCCACGCTGCAGCAGGCCGGCGATGGCGCCGCCAGCGCCCTGCCACTCTTCGCCTCTCCCCCGCCTCCTGGAGGACGCGCCGCAGACGTACCCCACCGCCAGCCCGCCCGGtcccagatctgggccgagcgggcgCCGCCAGGCTGCGCCGCCGTGCTACCCCGCCGCCAACGGCGACGCCACCGCCCAACAATCCGCCGCGCAGCGCCAGGACCCCGCCGCAACTCCGGACCGCCGCCACCTAGGGACACCCCCACCCCCCCCAGCCCGCTCCGTCCCGCACCAGAGGAGAGCCGAGAGGGGAATTGCGAGGGGGCCGCCGCCGCCAGCGTCGCCCGGGCCAGGCCCGGCGGCGAGCGCCAACGACGGCGGCGGGGAGGGACGGAGGAAGGAGGGGGGGCTGGAGAAGAGGGTCACGGCGCGGCCGGTCACCCGCGGGGGCGACGCGGTCGCGAGAGCCGCGAGGGGGTTTCACCAACCGCACATGACTGGATAATACCCCAGGAATGAGAGTTGAGGGGTGACGAGATTAAAAGTCCATTATTTGATTAGAGGGAATGGGAGTTTAAGTAGGAAGGGGAATGAAAGTTGAGGAAGTCAATTCCCATCTATCCATAAACACCCTAATGCAAACTCCCGTTCTCATGCCCAAGCAAATGCAATTAAGAAAAGGATAAAGATGATTGAAAGTATGGCCATCCTAATATCCAATCTTATAGCCAATCCATAGTATGAGTATTTGCCAATAATGACTCTGGATGACATGACAACAATGTATAACCATGTGTTAGCTATATATAATCACTAATCAATCATGCTCTATGTCAGGTATGAATACGCAAGTACGTATCAGTTAATAGCACAGAGATTTACACGCGATAAGTGCAACTCCAACTCCAATGCACACTATCCCGCTCCGCATCGTCCAAAATACCTATTTCTGCCAAGAATAGACAGGCCAAATTTACGGACTCGGCAACTGAGGATGTAGGGAGTCAAATTAGTGTCCAAAGAAGCACATGGTAATGAAATTATTTCAACAATCCAGGTAAACATATCTATTGTACCAAAGCAGCCTACAATATTACATACCAATGACTGGCTGATAATAAGCCACAGCAATAGCTAATACAATGGAACCATAAAGAAGATCCACACATGAATAACAAGCTCGCGGATCATATCAACTGCACAATCAAGTTCGTCGCAGCGATACAAATGACACATGTAGCAATCGCTAGATAACAACCCGTCCATAGTTTTACAAATgatcaagaaaataaaataaaggcaAGGGGCATTCACATCAAAATCCACGCAAGGCAGCACAGGAAAAACAGCACTGCTTTGGCCCCCAATCGTATGCAGCAGAGCATATACTACAGGCATGAGCATCGCCCAACAGAGAGATCCCAGTCCAACCTGCGTCCTCTGTTGCTGCCGTCTCAGCAACGAAACAAAGCGAAAAGGGAAGAACCTGATGGACCTCGGAGAACCAGGCATTGCCCATCACAGCTGCGTTATTTTTGCCTAACTCGCACATGGATAGAATGAACAGGCCCCATGGCAGTTTAAAACCCTCAGCTCCCACGTGTCGACCTCACGTGAGTCACCATAGGATGGTGCCGCCGTGGGGCTCTCCCTCGAACAGCAGCAACTCGCTGCCCCCTTTGAGTGTTGACTGGATCTTGCTGGATATCAGAAGAATCAACTGATATGCCCAGGTGGTTACGCCTAGGTCTCTCCCTGTGCCTTCTGTAAGCCCTGCTGTGTGAGTCTCCACTTGCGATCCGCCTGCCACGGCCAAATAAGGATGCCAGGAAGTCGATGCTCTCATCCAAACTACCTTCTGAAGATTCATAGAAGTCGATCCTCTCGTTCAGGGTGCGATCCATGGAAGTGAAGAAGTTAAGTCTCTCCTCCAAGTCAAATTCATCTCCATCGGCGAACATACCGTTGTTGCTGCCACCATTCAATTCAAGTACATAATCCCCCATAATCACAGCTCCTGGGTTCGAAGCCCTGATAGTACTGATTGCATCCTGGCGCTCTCTTTCACATTCAAACTTTTTCCACTCACTTGCAAGTgcaggatcaacctcgcgaggtTTTGCTGAAGGGTGTTTggagttcacatgcttgcaaagttCTCTGTATGAACCAACGAACGAGCAGGCATCATGCACACATGCTCTCTTCTTGCGGTTGAGATACTGACGAGCAGGTTCAACCACAGTCCATCCTTTAACATCCCCACGGCACAGAGGGCATGCAAGTTCCATTGTGGATGGATGCTTGTTTGCTGGTTCTGTGTTTGGAGAAAATGGAAGGTTAAGTGCGGACTCGGCAGAATCACCAAGGGCCAAGTTCTCTTTCGCATAAGCTTCTTTGAAGTGTTCAAGACAGTTAGAGTGATGGTAGTTGGTGCCACACATATAAGGCCGGCAACCCTTGTGGTGAGAAGTACAGAGGAGGAGGACAGCATCATGTGGATGCTCCAAGCAAACTGGGCAAGTTGCACCTTTCCATTCTCTTTTCTCACAGGCCAATGGCAAATCACTCTGTTCGTCTGCTTCTTTTGTCTTCCAACAGCTGGAACGCACATCAGATGAAGATGACCTACCTCGACGAGCTGGGAGGTTTCGGGCTCTTGGAAATCTCGCCATAACTTTAAAACCTGGGGTGCAAGGGAACTGCAACAATGCAAAGACAGATAGCCAATAAGTTAAGCAGCACATTTAATTGCAACTTCTATATTCTATGGCAATATTATAGATGCATACTTGTAGTATTGAATTATGGCCAACATTTAAGTTGGAAAATTAAGATATTCCATGAGCAACAGATCAAATAATCAGGAAATTTACCAGGTTCTAGCAACAGATTCAGTAAGGAATATGATAGTCTTAAAGGCAAATACGACAAAGTTATGGTATTGCTAGGCTCCTATATATAGGAGGTATGGAAATTTGTCCCAATAAAGCGAGTGTTGGGAAGTGGTCCCCACACTACCTGGATCTGATGCTTTTCTAGACTTAGCGGAAAATCTCCAAGCCTTATATCCGTACTTCACACCAACGGGAAACATGAACTCAGCGTCGATGGGAAGCTCGAAATTCACATCAACAAGAAACTCAAACATTGCACCAAGCAGTGACTCACATCAGCGGGGGGCTTCATGGGCAGTGAGCACATCCTAAGTCCAAACTCATTACGGCCTTGTTCGGTTTGGGAGGGTTTGAAGAGGTTTGAAAGGGATTGAAGGGGATTAAATCCCTTGCAAGTCAAAATCCTTCTCAAACCTCCCCAATCCCCTTCAATCCCTGTGGCAAGGGGATTAACCGAACATGGCCTACAGGGTCAAGGAACCGAAGAGGAAGACTTGCTCTTTACTGATGAATCATGGTCTGTTCGACTCCTTTACAGAGAACTTTTTTAAAAAACAAATGGAGAAACTTTGATGTTGAATGTGCTTCGGCACACACCACTAGAAAAGTTTCAAAAGGGTATTTTCGTCCATTCATATAAATCAATAGATTTATCTTCTCTTTTAAGATAATTAATTAGTGCTTAGGGACTAATTGGGTATGTGCAGACCCAAAACCCAACTAAATACTACGTCGCCAGCCatgcactctcatcctctccagtccCCGGCACTGCCCCATCAGCTCGCACCTTGAATCGGCAAGAGGTATGCCAAGCAGGGACCACATAATATACCCAGTATATCCCTGGAGGAAAAGATCAAATTGCTCTCAATGGCAAGTGCATATGGGGGTACGACAACAAATGGCCTAGGGCAAAATTGTAACTTCCTCACCCCCCCCCNNNNNN contains:
- the LOC119275269 gene encoding uncharacterized protein LOC119275269, which translates into the protein MARFPRARNLPARRGRSSSSDVRSSCWKTKEADEQSDLPLACEKREWKGATCPVCLEHPHDAVLLLCTSHHKGCRPYMCGTNYHHSNCLEHFKEAYAKENLALGDSAESALNLPFSPNTEPANKHPSTMELACPLCRGDVKGWTVVEPARQYLNRKKRACVHDACSFVGSYRELCKHVNSKHPSAKPREVDPALASEWKKFECERERQDAISTIRASNPGAVIMGDYVLELNGGSNNGMFADGDEFDLEERLNFFTSMDRTLNERIDFYESSEGSLDESIDFLASLFGRGRRIASGDSHSRAYRRHRERPRRNHLGISVDSSDIQQDPVNTQRGQRVAAVRGRAPRRHHPMVTHVRSTRGS